The DNA region AAGTAAACATTTTCCATCCCCTTCAACATTTATGGGTAGAATTACACTTCCTAAGCCATAATAGTTAGTGGGTTGCAAGAAATTTAACAGTTAACATATAAATATAATCAATGTCAACATACCCAGTCAAGCAACataacatcatcatcatttgCAAGCCGAGCTAGGTCAAACGCTCTTTGTCCAGTGATCAGCTCCAGAAGCATTATACCATACCCAAAGACATCTGttttctctgaagatttaccAGTAGATAGGTACTCTGGAGCTATGTGCCCAATTGTGCCCCGCACAGCAGTTGTCACATGGGTGTCCTTGTAGTCCATTAGCCTGGCCAACCCAAAGTCCCCAACAACAGCCTCAAACTCCTCATCCAACAATATGTTCGCAGCTTTCACATCACGATGAATAATCTTTGGGTCACAATGCTCATGCAAATATGAAAGACCCCGCGCTGATCCCAAAGCTATCTGTTTCCTTGATGGCCAATCAAGGGGCTTTTGATGTTCTGGGCGCTCTAGAGTAATGCAAATACAAGATCACAAGGCAATGTTAAAATAGGGAAAATCACGTAGACTCAAGTTAGGCATCAAAAGATATAGCTGACTCACACTCACTAGtaaaaatttaattcatttaCTTGTGATTTGGTTTGGCCTAAGTCATTTCACTTATAATCTGTAGAATGTAACACCGTAGTATTAAACAAATTAGGGCTTTCTTGGTATCTTTGTTATTAATACTCTAAATGCATAAAGCAGttgagttttttatttatacctttctcttctctttctagGTTGACCATTGGATTTATTTTGTTTACATTGTTTAAGAAATTGAAAATTCAAGTGGGGAATCTTTCTCCAAGCCAAAGGATTACAAAATCTATCAGTGAAGTTAATGGCAATTATTCATTAACACTTGAACCCAAAAAAATGCTAGACTTCAATGCTTAATGTGTAGACTGTAGAAAAACacgaaaaagaaaagaaaagagctAATGCTTGAGTGGTTTTTGACTTATTTACTATATTCCTGACTTTGCTAAACGTTATTTTATTGACAGAAGTCTTGGGACTTCACTAGAAGTTCTTTTAAACCATAGGTGACACAAGTGAACTTGGCCAAACCACGGGTGTACAGATATAAACCACAACTTAACaatttcattattattattattattattctttcAACAGGCGAGAGCTGGAGCACCTTACAACTATATATTTTTGTACCTGGTGATGAGGAAGAGGTAGAAGTGAAAGACTAGAGGAACTGTAACTACCACAATGAGGGGGGCTTAAGAAAGGGAAGTGTGGATTTTCTAAGAAAGTAAAAGCCAAACTGATATCATAGTTAAACTCATTTCCATCCCCTGAAAACCTCAAGTTACTCCTCAGCAAAAGACCAGAGTACAAGCTTTTACACAAGGTATGTTCTATTTTGTTACTTAAACAGCCTAAGACATTCCATAAAGTCTAGGGGAGGAAAATGCAAACAACCTACCTCTTAAGCATGAGGCAACGCTTCCATTAGCCATGTAAGGATAAACAAGGAGCCTTTCAGTCGGCGTCATACAGAACCCACGTAAACGGAGGAGATTTCGATGCACAGCCATGCTGATCATTTCTACTTCAGTCTGAAACTGAAGCTCCCCACCAGGTGTGCgctcttctttcaatcttttcacaGCAACCAATGTACCATCTGCCAAGCGTCCTTTGTAAACTTTACCAAATCCTCCCCTTCCAAGAATGTTCTTATTGCTGAAAGTATCTGTTGCAACTTGTAGTTCTCGTAGCGAGAATCTCTTAAGCTGCCCAAGATGTACTTCCGGATCCTCTTCACCTGCAAATAGACGCAAGGAAGTTAAAATCCATCTAGTTAATTTGTTCAAGCAATGCAGTATTCATTCAGATGCGATAGCTCACCAGGCACATCAAAGAAAAATTCTTGTGGTTTCCTTCGACGCCACCATGCAAACGCAATTGCAGGAACAGCAAATAATAGAGCAGCACCTGCAGCTACTCCTCCCGCTATTGCACCAGTGGCACCACTACCTCCTGTAATTAAATACAGTAAGGTGGGACCATGAGTGCTTTTATCTCGAAGTTTCAGAGAATATAAATAACAACACAACTTTAAAAATGTAGTAAAAACAGAGATTGAACCTTTTATAAGATATAGCTGACCAAGGATCTAGGAAGCAACAACACAACAGGGGACACCAGACATAGACATGAcacaacaaattaaaataataaggacGCAACACAGCTTGAATacattatataaaataatatgaaGTAAGGGCTACTAAGTGTCTGTTTGAATACAAGTTGCTCTAAAAGAACTTTCAAGCTACCAGAACAACCAAGTTCCTTTACTTTTTCTCTCGAAACTCATGTGATTGTGCTTTCACATTGGAGAAAACTGGTTTCCAAAAATGCTCTAAAACATTGAATGAGGAAACACCATACTCAGGTACATAATTAAATGCCAATTAATAAATACTAAAAAAGAACAAGTGACGGAACATGACCAGTCATTGTAACCACATCAGGCGTAAAAGTTTAAATAGCCACCACCATATGTTTAACACAAGGTTTAATTTAAAATCCAGGCTAAGAAAACAGCTTGGACTTGGATAACTAAAAGCAATAGCAATAGAAAATATGCCAAACTTGTACATAACTTCTATCTACTCTCAAAGCTTCAAAACAGCAATAAAGATAACCTGGAGTTGAGATAGGGGGCGGTGGGACAAATGGGGGAGGaggagaaaatggaggagatcCAGGACAAGGGTGCCCAGTGACAGGGCCACATAGATCCAAGTTATTGGTAAAACTACAAGAAGGGCAGTTCAATTAGAAATCTTTAACAGCTCGGGAATAAATGCAAGAATAGCTTAAAGCTGAGTAAATTACCTGATAGGAGTGAATAATGAGAAGGAGCCATTATCAGGAACCACACCTGAGAGACGGTTATTAGACAAATCCCTACAATTTAACAAGATTGAGAACAATAAATAAGCAGTGTAAATAAATGTCGAGGAGGGAAATAAACCACATATGTTGAGCAAAACTAGCACTTACAGCACTTGGAGAGCTGAAATATTAGTTAGTGGCATGGGAATAGGACCCGTCAAGCTGTTATTATTAAGCCGGCTATCCTTGGACAAACAGACAAGGAAAGCAGTATTAGATCTACAGAGATACCAAGAAAAATAACATATTCAAAGGCACCAAAACATTAAACAAGCTTTTACAGTTTCGCCGTTTGACAGAAAAATGATAGCAATTTATATCAAAGTAACAACAGATATCAATTACATGATAGTAATTTTGGGATGATAGATATGAATAGCATGAAATTTCTTTCTCTAAGAACAGATCTAACTCACTATTTCAAGAAGCATTTGGAACTAAAAATGATACCCTTGTTTATAAATTATAACTGTCAAATAGCATATTTCAAGTTTGTATAGCACTCCAGTTAATACACAGAATTGACATCAAACCCTAAATCATAGTTGGATGTGATTAATCTAGGGTTTAGATTTGTTATAATCCATAAGAGTTTGTTGTATCATCTCAACCCAACATTTGACATCAGGAAGATGGCACTTTAGCTTATACCAAGAATGTCAACATATACTCACAGGAAACGCAATTTGGATAGCTTGCCCAATGAATCAGGGATAGGACCACTGAAATGGTTTAGGTACAGATCCAAGCTCACCAAGCTAGTAAGATTCCCCAAGTCACTTGGAATTGGACCACTAATGTTATTGCTGTAGAGTTCCCTGTTATGGAACAGAAATGTattaaaaaatatgaagaactcaaatatttaaattaacatTAAGTGTTAAAATCAGCATCAAGTTAATTTCATAATAACTTCAAGAATTTTATAAGTGAAACTACTAGGccatcccctaatatgtttaAAGAGCACGCTCCAGTAATCAGAATAAGAGTAATGCAGCTGCAAAAGTTATAAAAGTTATTTAAAAGAATTAATGGTGATGAAATTGTGCAACTATTTTCTTCAGGCCGAAATCAAATGTACATACAAATACAGGAAAATCCGATCATGGATAAAATCTAAAAAAGGCCCTTTTCAAATATTAGAACATTTAGAATATGATccacagaaacccaaaat from Lotus japonicus ecotype B-129 chromosome 2, LjGifu_v1.2 includes:
- the LOC130737885 gene encoding somatic embryogenesis receptor kinase 2-like; the encoded protein is MMERKLRGSVFIWWVFFAHPLWWLISANMEGDALHGLRTNLQDPNNVLQSWDPTLVNPCTWFHVTCNNDNSVIRVDLGNAALSGQLVPQLGQLKNLQYLELYSNNISGPIPSDLGNLTSLVSLDLYLNHFSGPIPDSLGKLSKLRFLRLNNNSLTGPIPMPLTNISALQVLDLSNNRLSGVVPDNGSFSLFTPISFTNNLDLCGPVTGHPCPGSPPFSPPPPFVPPPPISTPGGSGATGAIAGGVAAGAALLFAVPAIAFAWWRRRKPQEFFFDVPGEEDPEVHLGQLKRFSLRELQVATDTFSNKNILGRGGFGKVYKGRLADGTLVAVKRLKEERTPGGELQFQTEVEMISMAVHRNLLRLRGFCMTPTERLLVYPYMANGSVASCLRERPEHQKPLDWPSRKQIALGSARGLSYLHEHCDPKIIHRDVKAANILLDEEFEAVVGDFGLARLMDYKDTHVTTAVRGTIGHIAPEYLSTGKSSEKTDVFGYGIMLLELITGQRAFDLARLANDDDVMLLDWVKGLLKEKKLEMLVDPDLHNNYIEAEVEQLIQVALLCTQGSPMDRPKMSEVVRMLEGDGLAERWDEWQKVEILRQEMELAPHPNSDWIVDSTENLHAVELSGPR